In Salvelinus alpinus chromosome 20, SLU_Salpinus.1, whole genome shotgun sequence, a genomic segment contains:
- the LOC139546305 gene encoding uncharacterized protein — protein sequence MDNLYTCLKTEIASFQDHVQQCKHSFNMDALHPVLSALTTKQQDEINTLEQLRVLLSEVQEEPAVSGYSGSEIKRCITWLLSFVEYLGAMKETFDEKVVVPLCENLYVIEEDESTAASSDQTVPFTSDPQSPPPTSVTKVANELLVLRRRWALMLVPGLIKAENFSLLTNTDGSERFTERFAKVQWLVPDILYMSSRAAQLAYQWVDLHQCGHRGRKVGASGLEVPETAPRRSTGQRRESSDEQGILVAVERRGEGTAGEAQARLMESRMELMASAGKEHRVLSLEVRLEKATYRIQDLQAKLRQERLMVESAAQQEASDVEERKTEELVLNPSLQLERRLRMERYHRKILLGDLLMELKIRPVLIRYTDMLRDRRKQQEETLRAMEGSTGSRFPSKPESLNLSKQ from the exons ATGGATAACCTGTACACGTGCCTCAAGACAGAGATAGCCTCCTTCCAGGACCATGTCCAACAATGCAAACACTCCTTCAACATGGACGCTCTTCACCCAGTCTTGAGTGCCCTAACCACGAAACAGCAGGATGAAATCAACACCTTGGAGCAGCTGCGGGTTCTCCTCTCCGAGGTTCAAGAGGAGCCTGCAGTCAGTGGCTACAGCGGCTCAGAAATTAAACGTTGCATCACCTGGCTTCTCTCTTTCGTGGAATATCTCGGCGCCATGAAAGAGACCTTTGACGAGAAAGTGGTAGTCCCTCTCTGCGAGAACCTGTACGTAATTGAGGAAGACGAGAGCACTGCCGCTTCTTCTGATCAGACTGTCCCTTTCACCTCTGACCCTCAAAGCCCGCCCCCTACATCTGTGACTAAGGTGGCCAATGAGCTCCTTGTTCTCCGACGCAGATGGGCTTTGATGCTCGTCCCTGGTCTAATCAAGGCAGAGAACTTCAGTCTACTGACCAATACTGATGGCTCTGAGCGGTTCACTGAGCGGTTCGCCAAGGTCCAATGGCTTGTACCAGATATCCTCTATATGAGCTCTAGGGCTGCCCAACTTGCTTATCAGTGGGTGGACCTGCACCAGTGTGGGCACAGGGGTAGAAAAGTAGGGGCCAGTGGGTTGGAGGTTCCCGAGACAGCCCCAAGGAGGTCTACTGGCCAGAGACGGGAATCGAGTGATGAACAGGGCATCCTGGTTGCGgtagaaaggagaggggagggaacgGCCGGAGAGGCCCAAGCCAGACTGATGGAGTCTAGGATGGAGCTCATGGCTTCGGCCGGGAAAGAGCATAGGGTGCTATCTCTGGAGGTGAGGTTAGAGAAGGCCACCTACAGGATCCAGGACCTCCAGGCCAAGCTCCGACAGGAGAGGTTGATGGTAGAAAGTGCGGCCCAGCAGGAGGCCAGTGATGTGGAGGAAAGGAAGACAGAGGAGCTGGTCCTCAACCCAAGTCTACAGCTGGAGAGGAGGCTGAGGATGGAAAGGTACCATCGGAAGATACTTCTGGGAGACCTGCTGATGGAGCTTAAGATTCGCCCAGTTCTCATACGCTACACTGATATG TTGAGGGATCGACGCAAACAGCAGGAGGAGACACTACGGGCCATGGAGGGCAGTACGGGTAGCAGGTTCCCTTCAAAGCCTGAGAGCCTCAACCTCTCCAAACAGTGA